One window of the Rufibacter radiotolerans genome contains the following:
- a CDS encoding DUF5606 family protein has product MPFDLKEIASISGMPGLYKIIAPTRSGIIVESLAEKPVRSVAQSRNRVSILQEISMYTNDEEQTVPLADIFDKIREQYGSDLPVNAKSSSQELSSFMETVLPDYDRERVYSSDMKKLVQWYQTVNQFVPYSQETVSEAATEAATEVEAATETEAEPAKKKKSSAK; this is encoded by the coding sequence ATGCCGTTTGACTTGAAAGAGATCGCTTCTATTTCCGGTATGCCGGGCTTATACAAAATCATAGCCCCTACCCGTAGCGGAATTATTGTAGAAAGCCTCGCTGAAAAGCCAGTAAGGAGTGTAGCGCAGTCACGTAACCGCGTTTCCATTCTGCAAGAAATTTCCATGTATACCAATGATGAGGAGCAGACTGTTCCTTTGGCAGACATATTTGACAAAATCAGAGAGCAGTACGGCTCTGATTTGCCGGTAAATGCCAAGTCAAGCAGCCAGGAGCTATCTTCTTTTATGGAAACGGTACTCCCAGACTATGACCGGGAGCGGGTGTACAGCTCAGACATGAAGAAACTGGTGCAGTGGTACCAAACCGTAAACCAGTTTGTGCCTTACTCTCAGGAAACTGTGTCTGAGGCTGCTACAGAAGCAGCCACCGAGGTAGAAGCAGCCACTGAGACAGAAGCTGAACCAGCCAAGAAAAAGAAGTCTTCGGCTAAATAG
- the yihA gene encoding ribosome biogenesis GTP-binding protein YihA/YsxC produces the protein MVIKEAKFVTSNTRADLCPQTDLPEYAFIGRSNVGKSSLINTLTNRLKLAKTSSFPGKTQLINHFLINDDWYLVDLPGYGWAKVSKESRETWRKMINFYLRNRPNLACVFVLIDSRLPPQKPDLEFMEQLGTMGVPFVLIFTKIDKQSKIKTEANIALFMKTLKETWEEPPMYMTSSSTTKEGREEILQFISDVNRRYNEER, from the coding sequence ATGGTCATTAAAGAAGCAAAGTTTGTCACCAGTAATACCCGCGCTGACTTATGCCCGCAGACGGATTTACCGGAATATGCCTTTATAGGCCGCTCAAATGTAGGAAAGTCTTCCTTAATAAACACACTTACCAATAGACTGAAGCTGGCCAAGACCTCCTCTTTCCCGGGAAAGACCCAGTTGATCAACCATTTTCTCATTAATGATGACTGGTATCTGGTAGATTTACCGGGCTACGGCTGGGCCAAGGTAAGCAAGGAATCACGGGAGACGTGGCGCAAAATGATCAACTTTTACCTGCGCAACCGCCCTAACCTGGCCTGCGTGTTTGTATTGATTGACTCCCGGCTGCCGCCACAGAAGCCAGATCTTGAATTTATGGAGCAACTTGGAACCATGGGGGTACCTTTTGTGCTTATCTTCACAAAGATTGACAAGCAGTCTAAAATAAAGACGGAGGCCAATATTGCCTTGTTTATGAAGACGCTGAAGGAAACCTGGGAGGAACCTCCCATGTATATGACCAGTTCCTCTACTACCAAAGAGGGCCGCGAGGAAATCCTTCAGTTCATAAGTGACGTAAACCGCCGTTACAATGAAGAACGTTAA
- a CDS encoding OmpA family protein, protein MNHLDKRLLRTSFLFLTLFLMAYGAMAQSTRKLIRSGDKMFNQANFRAALPFYEKALEREPDNAKALYRAGISLIAFDKEKASEYIYKAYKLKPKVGDDVLYWLGRVDLVNYEFDNAIKNATAYQATLGKRDDEGKEQAALLLQHARNAKREVANPKDFFVKNLGPTVNTPYSEHSPVISSDDNYLLFTSRSAAVTGGKEADDGEYYEDIFETRRLGPDSWEAPKSLGSRLNGTGHDASIQLFDNDNKLLMYRQDENGDIFVSTRAEGGDWGTPQKLGKNINTKGFESDAFVTKDGSTLFFSTNQYSENGDLDIYFSERQPNGDWGTAKNFGNGVNTAYDEDSPYFTADGRTMYFSSRGHNTMGGYDVFKIEFDTVARRWSRPENMGYPVNTPDDDTYYRLSPDGSYAYLSSYRMGGYGEKDIYTINYIRNAIIRGHVYSLRDSTIIPGVELVFTGKTANNTPLEYRDVTKPDSGNYQVTVLSARPYQVALSKDGKNITTESFEVPLSLNDTTVVEKDFYIAFEDTSAVGTGAYAFKRIYYDTDKYNLRPESISELDNVAKVMKANPSLRISIDGHCDSRASDAYNITLGENRAMAAYNYLLKQGISSNRMITVSYGERRPAAPNDSPENMQLNRRTEFNVIKAGDEQ, encoded by the coding sequence ATGAATCACTTAGACAAGCGGTTGTTAAGAACGTCCTTTCTCTTTCTTACGCTGTTTCTCATGGCTTATGGGGCCATGGCCCAGAGTACGCGTAAGCTTATCAGGAGCGGGGATAAAATGTTCAACCAGGCTAACTTTAGGGCCGCGCTTCCCTTCTACGAAAAAGCACTGGAGCGTGAGCCAGACAATGCCAAGGCGCTTTACCGGGCCGGTATCAGCTTAATCGCCTTTGATAAAGAAAAAGCAAGCGAATACATCTATAAAGCTTACAAACTCAAACCAAAAGTAGGGGATGACGTTCTTTACTGGTTAGGTAGAGTAGACCTGGTGAACTATGAGTTTGACAACGCCATCAAAAATGCCACTGCCTACCAGGCCACCCTGGGCAAACGCGATGACGAAGGAAAAGAGCAGGCCGCTCTGCTTTTACAGCACGCCCGTAACGCCAAAAGAGAGGTAGCCAACCCTAAGGATTTCTTCGTGAAAAACCTGGGACCAACGGTGAACACTCCTTACTCAGAGCACAGCCCTGTTATTTCTTCTGATGACAACTACCTGTTATTCACTTCTCGTAGCGCTGCCGTAACCGGTGGTAAAGAAGCAGATGACGGAGAGTACTATGAAGATATCTTTGAGACCCGCCGTTTAGGACCAGATTCGTGGGAAGCCCCTAAATCTTTGGGTAGCCGCTTGAACGGTACCGGCCATGATGCCTCTATTCAGTTGTTTGACAATGACAACAAATTGCTGATGTACCGCCAGGATGAGAACGGAGATATCTTTGTATCTACCCGTGCGGAAGGTGGCGACTGGGGAACTCCTCAGAAGTTAGGCAAGAATATCAACACCAAAGGCTTTGAAAGCGATGCCTTTGTTACCAAAGACGGAAGCACCCTTTTCTTCTCTACCAACCAGTACTCTGAGAACGGTGACCTGGATATCTATTTCTCTGAGCGCCAGCCAAATGGTGACTGGGGAACTGCCAAGAACTTCGGAAATGGTGTGAACACAGCCTATGATGAGGACAGCCCTTACTTTACGGCAGATGGCAGAACCATGTATTTCAGCTCACGTGGCCATAACACCATGGGTGGATACGATGTATTCAAAATTGAATTTGACACCGTAGCCCGTCGCTGGAGCAGACCTGAGAACATGGGTTACCCGGTAAACACGCCAGATGATGATACCTACTACCGTTTAAGCCCAGATGGCTCTTACGCGTATCTTTCTTCTTACCGCATGGGTGGTTACGGTGAAAAAGACATCTACACCATTAACTACATCCGCAACGCCATTATCCGTGGCCATGTGTACAGCCTGCGTGACTCAACCATTATCCCAGGTGTGGAATTGGTGTTCACTGGTAAGACCGCTAACAACACGCCGCTTGAGTACCGTGACGTGACCAAGCCAGATTCAGGAAACTACCAGGTGACTGTGCTTTCTGCCCGTCCGTACCAGGTAGCTCTTTCTAAAGACGGTAAGAACATTACTACCGAGTCTTTTGAGGTTCCTTTGTCTTTGAATGACACCACCGTGGTAGAGAAAGACTTCTACATTGCCTTTGAAGATACTTCAGCAGTGGGAACCGGTGCTTATGCCTTCAAACGCATCTACTATGACACTGACAAGTACAATCTGCGTCCTGAGTCTATCTCTGAGTTGGACAACGTAGCTAAAGTAATGAAGGCCAATCCTTCGCTGCGTATCTCCATTGACGGTCACTGCGACTCTCGTGCCTCAGATGCCTATAACATCACACTTGGTGAGAACCGTGCCATGGCTGCTTACAACTACCTGTTGAAACAAGGTATCTCCAGCAACCGCATGATCACTGTAAGCTACGGTGAGCGTCGTCCTGCTGCGCCAAACGATTCTCCTGAGAACATGCAGCTTAACCGCCGCACTGAGTTCAACGTGATCAAAGCAGGAGACGAGCAATAA
- a CDS encoding energy transducer TonB — translation MKVRNTLVVAFFVFFAAGAFALPGATPAYVQTGKLPVAEHYPGGQDSLVAHLQRSIQYPALAKRNRTMGTCIVGFTLTDEGAITNVKILKEVGGGLGQEAVRVVKLLKFKAPGYSQQYSVPVNFKL, via the coding sequence ATGAAAGTAAGAAACACACTAGTAGTTGCCTTTTTTGTTTTCTTTGCCGCCGGAGCATTTGCTTTGCCTGGCGCTACCCCCGCCTATGTGCAGACTGGCAAGTTACCGGTAGCTGAACATTACCCCGGCGGCCAGGATTCTTTGGTGGCGCATTTGCAGCGCAGCATCCAGTATCCGGCCCTGGCCAAGCGTAACCGCACCATGGGTACTTGCATTGTTGGCTTCACCCTCACAGATGAAGGAGCCATCACCAATGTGAAGATCCTGAAGGAAGTGGGCGGCGGCCTGGGCCAGGAAGCGGTACGGGTAGTGAAACTCCTTAAATTCAAAGCCCCCGGTTACAGCCAGCAATACAGTGTTCCGGTAAACTTCAAACTCTAA
- a CDS encoding aspartate kinase, translating into MIVYKFGGASVKDAAAFRNLFQILRGLPKNANPLVVVSAMGKTTNALEMCFGQAFKGESYAAAVQETRQYHDQILRELFPDPNHHVYEAVSSQFAQLEKTLHQTQPREFDRQYDQVISIGELLSSLILHHYLCQQGYQNQWLDARDYLRTDDTWREARLDWAWTEREIASKLPPILEKMAAVTQGFIGRTANGQTTTLGREGSDFSAAIFAYCLQAPALTIWKDVPGLLNADPKLFKDTIRYDEIAYQEAIEMAYYGASVIHPKTVQPLAKRGIPLYIKSFLHPEEPGTVIHNCQHDRIAPAYILKQNQCLLSFHTKDLGFITEQQLGTIFQAMGRYRLKINMMQNSAISFSACVDFDQARIDGLKADLATEFNILYNQPLWLYTIKNYDEPSLEKLTAGKEILLEQRSRLTFQFVCRPPESKKS; encoded by the coding sequence ATGATAGTTTATAAATTCGGCGGCGCTTCTGTAAAAGACGCGGCGGCGTTTAGAAACCTCTTCCAGATTTTGCGGGGTCTTCCTAAGAACGCAAACCCACTGGTTGTGGTTTCGGCCATGGGCAAGACCACCAATGCGTTGGAGATGTGTTTTGGGCAAGCGTTTAAAGGAGAAAGCTACGCCGCGGCGGTGCAGGAAACCCGCCAGTACCATGACCAGATCCTGCGCGAGCTTTTCCCAGACCCCAACCACCACGTCTATGAGGCGGTAAGCAGCCAGTTCGCGCAGCTGGAAAAAACCTTACACCAGACCCAGCCCCGGGAGTTTGACCGGCAGTATGACCAGGTCATTAGCATAGGCGAACTTTTATCCAGCCTTATCCTGCACCATTATCTCTGCCAGCAAGGCTACCAGAACCAGTGGCTGGACGCCCGCGATTACCTCCGCACCGATGATACGTGGCGCGAGGCCCGCCTGGACTGGGCTTGGACCGAGCGGGAGATCGCCAGCAAACTGCCTCCTATCCTGGAGAAAATGGCCGCCGTGACCCAGGGCTTTATTGGGCGTACCGCCAATGGCCAGACGACCACCCTGGGCCGCGAGGGTTCAGACTTCAGTGCCGCCATCTTTGCCTATTGCCTGCAGGCCCCGGCCCTCACCATCTGGAAAGACGTGCCCGGCCTACTCAATGCCGACCCCAAGCTGTTCAAGGACACCATCAGGTATGATGAGATCGCCTACCAGGAAGCCATTGAGATGGCCTACTACGGGGCCTCGGTTATTCACCCTAAAACGGTGCAGCCGCTGGCTAAACGGGGCATTCCGCTGTACATTAAATCTTTTCTGCACCCCGAGGAGCCGGGCACGGTCATCCACAACTGCCAGCATGACCGTATTGCGCCGGCCTATATTCTCAAGCAGAACCAGTGCCTGCTGTCTTTCCACACCAAAGACCTGGGGTTTATTACGGAGCAACAGCTGGGCACCATCTTCCAGGCCATGGGCAGATACCGGCTCAAGATCAACATGATGCAGAACTCCGCTATCTCCTTCTCTGCCTGCGTAGACTTTGACCAGGCCAGAATAGACGGTCTCAAGGCAGACCTGGCCACTGAGTTCAACATCCTTTACAACCAACCCCTCTGGCTGTACACCATCAAAAACTATGACGAGCCAAGCCTGGAGAAGCTCACCGCCGGCAAGGAAATACTGCTGGAGCAGCGCAGCCGCCTAACGTTCCAGTTCGTTTGCCGTCCTCCGGAAAGTAAGAAATCCTAA
- the fbp gene encoding class 1 fructose-bisphosphatase — protein MNNIKENLALPVGTTLDRFIMRKQEDFPYATGELSQLLRDIALAAKIVNRAINHAGLTDIGGAYGKQNVQGEEQQKLDVVANIRFIRALRNGGEVCTIISEEEDEVIQTGNLKGKYIVAIDPLDGSSNIDVNVSIGTIFSIYRRISELGTEGTIEDCFQKGTEQVAAGYIIYGSSTMLVYTTGNGVNGFTYETSLGEFFLSHPNITTPKNGSIYSVNEGGYNYFPEAIKDYIELCRVRNYAARYIGSLVADFHRNLLKGGIYMYPNTLKSPGGKLRLLYECNALSFIVEQAGGKASDGRQRILEIQPSDLHQRCTFYIGSKEMVEEVESLLVARPVRNTQLV, from the coding sequence ATGAACAATATCAAAGAAAACCTGGCTCTTCCGGTTGGCACCACGCTAGACCGGTTCATTATGCGGAAGCAAGAGGATTTTCCTTATGCCACCGGTGAACTGTCTCAGTTACTGCGTGATATAGCGCTGGCGGCTAAAATTGTAAACCGTGCTATCAACCATGCGGGCCTCACAGATATTGGAGGAGCCTACGGCAAACAGAATGTGCAGGGCGAAGAACAGCAAAAATTAGATGTGGTTGCAAATATTCGTTTCATAAGGGCGCTCCGGAACGGCGGGGAGGTTTGCACCATTATTTCTGAAGAAGAGGATGAGGTGATCCAGACCGGTAACCTCAAAGGGAAATACATTGTCGCCATTGACCCTCTGGACGGTTCGTCTAACATTGACGTGAACGTGTCTATTGGTACCATCTTCTCTATTTACAGACGCATCTCTGAGCTGGGCACCGAAGGTACCATTGAAGACTGCTTCCAGAAAGGTACCGAGCAGGTGGCCGCCGGCTATATTATTTATGGCTCCAGCACCATGCTGGTTTACACCACCGGCAACGGCGTGAACGGGTTTACCTATGAGACCTCGCTGGGCGAATTCTTCCTTTCGCACCCCAATATCACCACCCCCAAGAACGGTAGCATCTACTCAGTGAACGAGGGCGGCTACAATTACTTCCCCGAAGCCATAAAAGACTACATAGAGCTTTGCCGCGTACGCAACTACGCCGCCCGCTACATTGGCTCCCTGGTGGCGGACTTCCACCGGAACCTGCTTAAGGGTGGTATCTATATGTACCCCAATACCTTAAAGTCGCCGGGCGGAAAGCTGCGGTTGTTATATGAGTGCAACGCCTTGTCTTTCATAGTAGAACAGGCAGGCGGAAAGGCCTCAGACGGAAGACAGCGTATTCTGGAGATTCAGCCTTCTGACCTGCACCAGCGGTGCACCTTCTATATCGGCTCCAAGGAGATGGTAGAAGAGGTGGAGAGCCTGCTGGTGGCCCGTCCGGTCCGCAACACTCAGTTGGTATAG